Proteins found in one Pararge aegeria chromosome 12, ilParAegt1.1, whole genome shotgun sequence genomic segment:
- the LOC120628231 gene encoding ATP-dependent RNA helicase Ddx1 produces the protein MTAFEEFGVLPELGKAIDEMDWTLPTDVQAEAIPLILGGGDVLMAAETGSGKTGAFCLPILQIVWETLKDIQEGKSSKAIQQISTEWTMSFFDRTDALAVTPDGLRCQSRDANGWHGCRATKGVHTKGSYYFEAMVTDEGLCRVGWSTQAARLDLGTDRLGFGFGGTGKKSNAKQFDDYGTAYGKNDVIGCLLNLNNGEIRYTKNGEDFGVAFKLDQSRRADCYFPAVVLKNAEMSFNFGASPLKHPPTGDYIAVCQAPKEYVKHNVVSAVAATGAVKIVNNAPQAIIIEPSRELAEQTCTQIAMFKKHLDNPKVQELLVVGGINVKDQINQLNSGVDIVVGTPGRLEDLIQGGYLALTHCRFFVLDEADGLLKSGCGELIERLHRQIPKITSDGRRLQMVVCSATLHAFEVKKMAEKLMHFPTWVDLKGEDAVPETVHHVVVNVDPQKDRTWESLRKQITTDAVHAKDNIRSGNTTPETLSEAVKLLKGEYCVRAIREHKMDRAIIFCRTKLDCDNMERYLKSFGNEFSCVCLHGDRKPAERKSNLEKFKQKQVKFLICTDVAARGIDISGLPFMINITLPDEKSNYVHRIGRVGRAERMGLAISLVSTVPEKVWYHGEWCSSRGRNCWNTNLVDDRPKGCCMWYNEPQYLADIEDHLNITIQQVENDMKVPSNEFDGKVVYGQKRKQAGSGYQDHVTQMAPVVRSLQELESQAQIYYLKNHHNVAVA, from the exons ATGACTGCGTTTGAAGAATTCGGGGTCCTTCCCGAATTGGGGAAGGCTATAGACGAAATGGATTGGACCCTTCCAACAGATGTACAAGCAGAAGCTATACCACTTATCTTAGGTGGAGGTGACGTGCTCATGGCAGCAGAGACCGGTAGTGGTAAAACCGGCGCTTTCTGCTTGCCAATATTGCAGATAGTATGGGAAACACTAAAAGATATACAAGAAGGAAAATCTAGTAAAGCTATACAACAGATTTCAACAGAGTGGACAATGTCTTTTTTTGATCGCACTGACGCCTTAGCAGTGACTCCAGATGGCCTTAGATGCCAATCTCGAGACGCTAATGGCTGGCACGGATGTAGGGCCACCAAGGGAGTGCATACGAAGGGTTCCTATTATTTTGAAGCTATGGTTACTGATGAAGGGTTATGCCGTGTTGGCTGGTCTACTCAGGCT GCAAGATTGGATCTAGGTACAGATAGACTGGGATTTGGATTTGGTGGAACCGGCAAAAAGTCTAATGCAAAGCAGTTTGATGATTATGGCACAGCTTATGGAAAAAATGATGTCATTG gTTGCCTGTTGAATTTAAACAATGGTGAAATTAGATACACTAAAAATGGTGAAGATTTCGGTGTAGCTTTCAAATTAGACCAATCACGTCGTGCAGACTGTTATTTTCCAGCAGTTGTTCTTAAAAATGCAGAAATGAGCTTTAACTTTGGTGCCTCCCCCTTGAAG CACCCCCCTACAGGAGATTACATTGCAGTATGCCAGGCCCCAAAGGAATATGTGAAACATAATGTAGTTTCTGCTGTTGCGGCCACAGGAGCTGTAAAGATAGTTAATAATGCCCCACAGGCAATAATAATTGAG CCATCGAGAGAGCTAGCGGAACAGACTTGCACACAAATAGCAATGTTCAAGAAACACTTGGACAACCCGAAGGTGCAAGAACTGCTAGTGGTGGGTGGTATCAACGTGAAGGATCAAATAAATCAGTTGAACTCTGGTGTTGATATCGTCGTCGGTACACCTGGTAGACTAGAAGATCTTATTCAGGGAG GTTATTTAGCTCTTACACATTGCCGATTCTTTGTACTGGACGAGGCGGACGGACTCCTGAAATCTGGCTGCGGGGAACTCATTGAGAGGCTTCACAGACAAATACCAAAGATCACATCGGACGGGCGACGTTTGCAAATGGTCGTGTGTTCCGCGACGTTGCACGcgtttgaagttaaaaaaatggCG GAGAAGCTCATGCACTTCCCGACTTGGGTAGATCTGAAAGGGGAAGACGCCGTGCCAGAGACGGTACACCACGTCGTTGTCAATGTCGACCCACAGAAGGACCGTACCTGGGAAAGTCTTAGAAA GCAAATAACTACTGACGCTGTACACGCAAAGGACAATATCCGCAGTGGGAACACAACTCCGGAAACACTGTCTGAAGCAGTCAAACTTCTCAAAGGAGAATACTGTGTACGTGCTATAAGGGAGCACAAAATGGATCG GGCAATTATATTCTGTCGTACAAAACTTGATTGTGATAACATGGAACGGTACCTTAAGTCCTTTGGCAACGAATTTTCCTGTGTTTGCCTGCACGGGGACCGCAAGCCTGCTGAGCGCAAGtccaacttagaaaagttcaaGCAGAAACAGGTCAAGTTCCTCATATGCACTGACGTGGCCGCCAGGGGCATTGATATATCCGGACTGCCTttca TGATCAACATCACCCTCCCGGATGAGAAGTCCAATTATGTCCATCGTATTGGTCGTGTCGGTCGCGCTGAACGTATGGGTCTAGCTATCAGTCTTGTTTCTACTGTACCGGAAAAG GTGTGGTACCACGGTGAATGGTGCTCGTCTCGCGGCCGCAACTGCTGGAACACAAACCTCGTTGACGACAGGCCGAAGGGATGCTGTATGTGGTACAATGAGCCACAG TATCTAGCAGACATCGAGGATCACTTAAACATAACAATACAACAAGTTGAGAATGATATGAAGGTGCCTTCCAACGAGTTTGACGGAAAGGTTGTCTATGGTCAGAAGAGAAAACAAGCAGGTTCCGGATATCAG GATCACGTAACACAAATGGCACCAGTCGTACGATCGTTACAAGAGCTGGAGTCGCAGGCGCAGATTTATTACTTGAAGAATCATCATAATGTTGCAGTTGCCTAA
- the LOC120628234 gene encoding probable 18S rRNA (guanine-N(7))-methyltransferase: protein MSKRPEHQAPPELFYNEDEARKYTQNSRIIDIQAQMTERCVELLVLPEDSPSLLLDIGCGSGLSGSVLEEYGHMWIGLDISSAMLDVALERETEGDLVLADMGEGVPFKAGSFDGAVSVSALQWLFNADKKSHQPVKRLYKFFSTLYASLSRSARAVFQFYPENESQLDLLTTQAMKAGFYGGVVVDYPNSAKAKKFFLVLMTGGAAPLPQALGTEECDNSLQVKYAKREASRGARGKPLKNTRAWLLEKKEKRRKQGKDTKPDTKYTGRKRSGRF from the exons ATGTCTAAAAGACCAGAACATCAAGCTCCACCAGAACtt ttttataacgAAGATGAAGCTAGAAAATATACACAGAA ctCACGAATAATAGATATACAAGCACAAATGACTGAGCGATGTGTGGAGCTGTTAGTATTACCAGAAGATTCTCCAAGCTTACTTCTTGATATTGGTTGTGGATCCGGCCTTTCTGGTTCTGTTCTAGAGGAATATGGACATATGTGGATTGGATTAGACATCTCTTCAGCTATGTTAG atGTTGCATTGGAAAGAGAGACAGAGGGTGATTTGGTCCTTGCTGATATGGGTGAGGGAGTACCATTCAAAGCTGGCAGTTTTGATGGGGCAGTTTCAGTATCTGCATTGCAGTGGCTCTTCAATGCAGATAAAAAATCGCATCAACCAGTTAAAAGATTATATAAATTCTTCAGTACTTTATATGCATCATTG tcaaGATCAGCAAGAGcagtttttcaattttatccAGAGAATGAGAGTCAGTTAGATCTGCTGACTACACAAGCTATGAAGGCAGGTTTCTATGGAGGTGTTGTTGTAGACTATCCAAATTCAGCTAAAGCTAAAAAGTTTTTTCTTGTTCTTATGACTGGAGGGGCTGCACCATTACCTCAGGCTCTAG GTACAGAAGAATGTGATAATTCACTCCAAGTCAAGTATGCAAAAAGAGAGGCATCAAGAGGGGCTAGAGGTAAACCTTTGAAAAATACAAGAGCTTGGCTCTTAGAAAAGAAGGAAAAAAGAAGGAAACAAGGAAAAGACACCAAACCTGACACAAAATATACAGGAAGAAAAAGAAGTGGTCGCTTTTga
- the LOC120628235 gene encoding ATP synthase subunit C lysine N-methyltransferase, with translation MEFEPNLDSKIQKTSKLSQFGKALIYTTGGLAVGVSIICIPFVSPAFRKVCLPYVPATTDQLAGVTAALKGRSGRLLDIGSGDGRIVFTAAKLGFKADGVELNPVLVYFSRVSALINRQHRETKFYRQNLWKFNLTPYNNIVIFGVEQMMKDFEKKILLEVKDGTVVVACRFPLPNMIPIETIGHGVDTIWKYVVKR, from the coding sequence ATGGAATTTGAACCTAACTTAGATAGTAAAATTCAGAAGACATCTAAACTATCACAGTTTGGCAAAGCTTTGATTTATACTACAGGTGGTTTAGCAGTTGGTGTGAGCATTATATGTATACCATTTGTATCACCTGCTTTTAGAAAAGTTTGTCTACCCTATGTACCAGCTACTACTGATCAGTTGGCAGGAGTTACTGCGGCACTGAAGGGTCGAAGTGGAAGACTGTTAGACATTGGGTCTGGAGATGGCAGAATAGTATTTACAGCAGCTAAACTTGGTTTTAAAGCCGACGGAGTAGAACTTAACCCAGTTTTAGTCTATTTCTCTAGAGTTTCAGCACTTATCAATCGTCAACATCGCGAAACCAAGTTCTACAGACAAAATCTATGGAAATTCAATTTGActccttataataatatagtaatatttggTGTAGAACAAATGATGaaagattttgaaaaaaaaatattacttgaagTTAAAGATGGTACAGTGGTGGTAGCTTGTAGATTTCCATTACCTAATATGATACCAATTGAAACTATAGGACATGGTGTTGATACTATTTGGAAATATGTTGTAAAAAGATAA